The genomic segment gcagtgccctcagaggaatctgcctacccaaggcagagtttttgctctccatgccacggaaacaaacccggagactatgttgttgacatgtacctttaagctttaagttattatttgaatttccgtgttttgggaatagggattaagattgaacttagaactgtgataggattgcatgctctactcagtagtattttggggatttaagttagaagaactctggcctttgcatgtctataagtttggTTCTTGTAGCtattggattcaacttagagttccaatctttcagggagaatttttatatctggttacgccaccaaggccttgatagattcaggggccactcactcgtttatttcggaggtctttgcaaactttctcaagatcaagaccattgggctagatatagccttttcagtagtgttgccgtcaggcgaggagatggcagctaccaatgttatccgagatatagaccttgagctgcacggtaatcttgtttatgcggatctgattgtgctaccgatgccagaatttgacatcatcctagggatggactggctattgaggaacagagtgttgatagacttccagcggagatctgttcttgtccgaccgcctggaatggagcagtttttATTTGAGtcggacatgtactttcctttaccgcgcattattccttatgttcaggccaggaagctcatgcatagagggtgtcgggcatttctagcgacctttttatctgtccacgaggaacccagccagtcagcctcagatgttccgattgtcagatatttcttagacgtttttcccgaagacgtctctggtatgccacccgagagagagctGGAGTTTtacattgagcttatgccaggtacggctccgatatccaaagcgccgtaccgactagcaccgacagagatggcagagcttaagaagcagattcaggaacttctcgacaaggagttcattcgcctgagcttttcaccatggggcgcgccagtcttatttgtaaagaagaaggatggctctatgaggctttgcattgactaccgggagttgaacagggttacagtgaagaacaaatacccacttccgaggattgaggacctgtttgaccagttgcagggagcttcgattttctccaagattgatctgcgctctggttatcaccagttgagggtgagagatgctgatgttttcaagactgcttttaggactcgttatggtcactacgagttccttgtgatgccgttcggtctgacgaatgcgccagcgatcttcatggatctcatgaatcgcgtatttcagccgtatcttgaccagtttgtgatagtattcatagacgacattctcgtctactccaagaatcaggaggatcacagtcgacatctgaccacagtgttgcagaccttgcagaagcataagttgttcgcgaagttcagcaagtgcgaattctggttagagaaggtggcgttcttaggctacatcgtttctagcagtggtattaaggtagacccagcaaaagttgcagcagtcagagattgggttgtgcctcagaatgcattcgagatccgcagttttcttgggctagcaggatattaccggaagttcattcagggattctcctctattgccgttccactcacatcactgaccaagaaaaatgctaaattcgtgtggagcgaggagtgtcagaagagcttcgatactttgaagcaagctctcatctcagcaccagttttagccatgccatcagggcccggcgagtttgtcctttatacggatgtttcgaagctcggtttaggtgcagttttgatgcagcatgggagagtgatagcgtatgcttctcgacagctgaaaatccacgagaagaattaccctactcatgatctagagttggcggccgtagtttttgccttgaagatttggaggcattatctgtatggagagaagtgacagatctttaccgaccacaagagcctcaagtatttctttacgcagaaggagctgaacatgcgtcagaggcgttggttggagcttgtgaaagactacgattgtgacattagctaccacccgggtaaagctaatgtagttgcagatgcattgagcagaaaaatcgcaatgatggctcatttgacgattcagaaacctcttcagcttgagatgcagaattttgatctagagtcatatcctcgaggtagagttccccgtctatctactttgacgattcagtcttctcttattgaccgtattcgcagtggtcaggccgcagatgagcagttggcacaatGGAAGCTgagggatgaagccaagggcagtgtcttgtatacagtcagcgacggtatagtgagataccgagacaggatgtgggttcctagcagtgatactatccgagcagatattctatcagaggcccacatgtccccgtactccgTTCACccggggagtacgaagatgtacaaagatctgcagttgttgtattggtggccagggatgaagagagacatcagacgttttgtatccgagtgtctgacttgtcagttagtgaaggcgaagcatcagagaccagcaggtttgctcaagcctcttcccattcctgagtggaagtgggagaatgttaccatggactttgtgatcgGATTGCCGAAgacagtcagaggatcaaatgccgtctgggtgattgtagatcgtcttaccaaatcagcgcacttcttgcccgttaagacgactttcaccatggttcagtatgcagagttatatatccgggagatagtccgatttcATGGTgtcccagtttctatcgtatctgacagagatcccagatttacttcctcgttttggaagagtttgcattcgactatgggtacgaagttgctgtttagcacagctttccatccgcagacagatgggcagtcagagcgagttattcagatcttagaggatcttctccgtgcttgcgtcattgatttctccgagagttgggagtcgaacttaccattggttgagttcacctataacaacagcttccagtcttctattggtatggctccgtatgaagcactgtatggccgcaagtgcagatctcctgttcattgggatgaagtaggagagagagcagagttgggtccagagattgttcagcaggcggcagatgtagtagtcaagatccgtgataggatgaggactgctcagagtctaCAGAAGAGTtgtgccgatcagcggaggagagagttagagtttgcagtgggtgatcatgtttttgtgaaagtggcacctatgaagggtgtcatgagatttgggaatctggccggagtacacaatgtgttccacgtctccatgctgaggaaatatatgacgaatccttcgcatgtgctgaactttgagccattgcagcttactccgaacctgtcttatgaggagagaccagtgcagatcctagaccggcaggagaagaaacttcggaacaagttggttaagcgagtcaaagtcaaatggctcaatcattcagaggaggaagctacatgggagtctgagccagagataaGGAGttggtaccccgagttattcggtgagttctaatttcgagaacgaaatttctttaaggggggatgattgtagaacccgtaacttagactacatataagccatgcataattctagtattttaaattaaattgacttcattgcatgaatatttaaatgcttttttttttaagttaattattctttcagttatttcagtgaggccggactggagttggagtttagatataaatttaagatttagaaaatatttccaggatttatttttttagctagcaagtaagttgattcaagttaataaggaggttgaggatttattttaattacttgaggtgagtaggaaataaattcatttgagttcaattaattaagggagttattcactaaattatttaaaggataagtaaggcttttaagggttataaatttagtaaataagcAACACTTCCCTTCATttctttatttcaaattttcggccCTTTAGTTGCTAGATtattcatttgccaactcactTTTTTGACTCATTCTTTGTTAGTTTAGCATGcatgtttttttaattattttgatcaaccttaattaattaatattagagctTATCCTAACCATTCCTAGTCTTGTAGTATCGGCCACCTCATTCTAGAATCacccaacaaatatttgatagcaaacaaaaattcaaatttcaaaatgaggtagacttggtcttgatttgctCCATATATTGTGCACctatctccctcactcccctaaccacttAATTCatctccctccccaccgaattCAGCAGCCTTTCAGATTAAAAAAATCGTGAGCACCATAGCCTAGAACAAGAgtgaaaatcgagagcaagaaaagaaaaggaaagaagcgctccacctcctccgcgccgagtcgtcgtattctttcgtttttccttCAAACGAAtcaaaggcatgtctagatttctttcaaacctcaatcaagtcctactattattttaaacatcacttttacatgatttttacacaagaaaaccgaaatttacatcaagcattttcgaaatgcatgtgcagaatttttcgactttcatgatgctcttcacggtttTCTCTTGTTTCAGTTGCAACAGgttatggttcgactccaggctcccaaggcggctcctagacatgtaataggatgcattaggaccatgttggtccattcattcagtccccatgcttgctggaaaaccgaaatcacAGCAAGCTCCCCATATGTGCAGAATTGTGtacgaaaattcagtttgctgtcataatggaaatggatctgatcatggctgccacaaggcccatagccatggttggatcactttcctagcatgtctaagacgtgactaagttgcccttttggtggcttggtccatggtgcgccggttttttaaatcaaaagcaagaacagcccctccccttctcggcccttcggtttttgacagcaCTTGTGCTTcgagttttgtggaatggtatggatcttgattggcctatggcccttagccacggttcataccatgcccctagatgtctagatcgtgtcatggtcaatcaaatgaccactggaacgatccgtgacagcaaaacaagaacaagagcccgacgtgcagaatttgttctcgggtaggaactttcggttggttgctggaatgaggcgaattgtggctggcctagggcccttagccatggttcaaatcattccttgggatgttggtaagaggttttggtcggtggttcaagccccaatggccattagcctcgaaaacgacgcaagcaaacccaacacagttgctgtatttttgtacagcaacttgctgtgtcggttcggtggctcgttcgagttctcggttggcttttagcctatggccttggactggacagtgcctcattgagttgggaaggtcatgttttcgaccgttcgtgattcggatcatttttgaggtcatacgagaatttacggtgcgatgtaccaaattgactctcgaaagagcgtttcttgttttggcctccatttcacctagatttcgaccctcatcattttaggagcattagttcataattttaagcgtattttaatcatgactatacgttggttcagtgttggttcgggttgatTTGGAGTTATGATTAAATaagaagtcgttagacgtaattgtcgcattttcaaacttaattgcatagtttggtcaagtataagctattgcatatttttcatggcatatttaggttgcagcgagcctgggagcgatccaatccagttggtaaaatatacatgatattttcattatgccatttaattatattacgtgcatgaaaatagaaaatacttatttttgagatttatgcgatattgcttgtggtcaattcactattatgggagcattattttacacggtcgccagtgaccgatcagttcagtttggtaccacccggtcgccagtgaccggtcagttcagttcagtttgatactccccggtagccagttactgatcagttcagttcagtgtaggggccacaggcgtagaccataatctcaacagaaaattattatcagtcatttcagtacagggctccaaggagcaaacatttttactatgatatttaattcagtcatGCACGTATTATATTGCTCAGTGCAAGTCAtattcagtatgcctcatgacatgatattttatctcatgcaaattttactttagtatttactcgttacctacgatatttgcatgctgagtctttaggctcactagacttgattgttgtaggtactgatgagcatggggccgagggcggggaccagtgagccagcttgggtcggcagtagtggcacccgaggacctcagttgcAGCATGTTACCATTTTATGCAAACATTTTTATCCGTTGTtgaatattcttaaattgttatttttggcaaactttattttcttccgctgctatatttttaaacattgaacttgattcatcagttgattttatgtatGAGGCaatttaagttctttaaaaagaaactttttaattttcctcaaaattttcaagcaaggattttcgggccttcACATGTATCCTCAACAGACTGATACAAAGTCACTAGATATATCAAAACTGAGGATAAACTAACTAGCTATGAGAAAAAGGAAAACTTACGGTCCATTGGCAGCTATACCACCATCCCGTGCAACTTCTTCGGCCTAACACACAAAGTAAATACCGAAAATTATATCATGTCAAGATGACTACTTTTCGAGAAAATGAATAGTACCAAGTGTCACAACAATTCCAATTATAGAACTATACTTCCATGCAATACATAAATGAAGCAGTCGAGAGAACAGAAAAGATAGCTTCAATAACCACAACCAAAATCGATTTAACACatacaaattaaaaataaaataaggaaTCAAAAGGActgatggtagctaatctcaaaTTTGATAATGCCTCGTTTCAGGGCCAGCTGAAATTTCAATTCGTGTAAATCATCATCGATTAAATTATCCACATGTGACACATACATGAAAATCATGCAGTTTTTAAAGTCTTGAGTATCTTGCAAAACCTATACCATACAGAAGAAGAAGCAAAATCATAAACTGAAAAACTCTAGCCTACTGTTTTAATTTAAGTATCCGCAAAGCATGCAtatgtaaaaataatgaaacCCAAGTTTCCAATAACAATCAAGTACACACTTGTACACACTAATATGTGATCTAGCCATAAGAAAAAATATTCAGAATATATTAGAAAAAAAGATTGAGACAAGTAAAAGACATACAGCTGGTGAAGTGACTGAAGATAACGAAAAGAGCCTATCTTCAAGCTGAAACTTCCGGGATCGTTTCAAGCTGCAATGTAATGTAAATGTTAAGAAAGAGTCAAAGAGGCAGTAAAGAACACCACTgtatcattcttgggtcatggtTATTATGAACATGCAAGAAACGCAACAAGTACCTGAAATGAACACATAAAAGAAACTTTAAAACATCAAATGAGCTGAATGGGAATCGAATCCAAGACACACTCGAGAAGCAACTACTGGTGCAAAAAATAAGCATTATTTTTTAGACAACTTATGTATAATGCACACGGTGGTGTATCATTTCATAACTcgtccatttttcagcatatttctGAACAAAAACTAGAAACCAAAGAAAAGTAAGCACGCCAAGAATATCATTACAGTGCAGTATTCTTGGAGGATGACAAAAACCCCTCAAAACCTTTCAAAACATTGCCACATTGGCTTGGGTCCTGTAAATAAATCGTCTCCATATCATATACCTACACAAtcacaaccaagaaaaaaaataaaccaATTTATGATCACATAAAGTACAACCATACAAAAATACTAGAAACGAACAATTATTTCACCTGTTTCTCGATATTCCGAAGTTCTTCATGCAGTTTGGCCCTCTTGCACAAAAGGGCAGTCAGCATCGCAGAAGGGTTTGAAGTAGTTCGTTGTCCTGTGAAAATTGGTCAAAAGGATTGGGATATAAACATGAAAGGGTTGCTGAAATGGTTGGTTTACCTTCACAATCCATGTTGTTACGAGATTAAATGGGTTGCGAGATACGTcgtgtttgttttttttttttttttttttgtccttGCCCTGCGCGATCAAGAAACCATGAAACTGGGCGCTCGAGGAACGTCGTCGTTCAGAAGGTAAAACCCCTAATTTGAAATGTGGAAATTTGTAAATACAGTTGACGTCAtttcttttaataaaaaatagaggtttaaaaaaaataccccAATGAAATGCggggaaaactgaagaaaagGGTTAACTTTGgggtttttaattaattaaataaaaataccatAATTCCCCAGCCCCTCTTTTTAATAAAAAACTTCTTAGagcataatttttaatttattataaataaaatatatgtaactttattattttaaaaaattaatattatttacttATATGCATAGTTAATGAATCAATTAAATTACGATTATATAtaagaaataaattaataatacaaATAACAATAAACAATGTgaaatgattaaaaatattattttagaaaTATTAAAGATAATGATATAGAAATGATTAATAAAGATAATTTTAGCGAAATTAAGGCTGAGTGAATTTGTATTATATCGAAATAAACAACCGGACCAATTTTATTAAAGgttcgattttatttttaaaaaaaaattggttccTTTATTCAGTCTGATTtagaataattttataaagaaatcatttaaatcaaataatttttttctatattttattaacttttattaaattcagttttatattatatttttaaaataaaacttattgttttattttttttacagtcagttatttcaaatattaactgaaatattatttaagttcgattgatttgattttttatgGAAAAATTGACAAGTTTAtatgttgttattttatttttatgatgatgAAATTCACTGTCGTTATTTTTCGGTACATGCTATGTAAACCTCGTGAGATAgcgcaaaaacttatgtgagacgatctcacgtgacatattttgtgagacatatatcttatttgggttatccatgaaaaaaaattactttttatgctaagagtattacttttattgttaatatcgatagggttgactcatctcacagataaagattcgtgagaccgtctcacaagagacctacttatACCTCAGTAGCTTGCAAAAACAATGCTAGCTAGGTAAACCGTACAAGGTAAATTCTGTGCAACAAGCTCATCCGAGAAAATTTTGGTAGAGAGAATCAAATTGCTCAATCTGTTACTTCACCAATTTGGACACCCCTTAATGACATTAATATGTAAGTATATCTCTTATGAGGCGGTTTCATATGTCTATATACGTTAGAAGTGTCGACTCGGTCCATATATATTgtgaaaagtaatacttttgtattagaattaatatattttcattagTTGTGTCGGGTAggagatctatctcacaaaattgatgaGTTTTTTgtgttaatatattaatttttttgtttttgttaatattaatttatcataaaaattcatatgagATCGTATCACATACCAATTTTTCAAGACAAATCTTTTATCCGACTcgatatatgaaaaaatattaattttttataccaaaagtattaattttatgTATTGGGTCGGCCTGTCTTGCGAATATATATCTGTTAGACAATTTCATAGGAGATCTATTCTTAATTTATTATAGTtcccattaatgttaatattgtatttcttattattttcattaacAGTAATACTATTAGTTATGAGAATTCTTGCTTTTATTAATTAacttgttattaattatcattatattcattttttttattttaaagtcaaaaaataaaatagaaaatatatttctaCCAATTAAAACCCGATATGGTAATATTGGTTTAATGAGTACAATATAGTATGTCCTAAGTTCATAATATCTGAAAAAAAATGCATTTGTCTCTATCATGAAAGTGGTTTATTTCTCTAGACTTGATACAATTTCCGGTTTTTGTGATGTTGATTGGTGTGTGTGTGGATGATGATGGAGTCTCATTGCAATTACGGATTCAACAACAATATAAATCCAACACAAGAAAAATGTGAGAAACAAGGAGGCGATTTTAAGCTACGGGAGCTGTCCTGTTGCTGCTACCAGCTTCCTCATTAACGTCCTCGTTTTCCCCCGACATCTCCTCCAGAGACTTTCCCTTGGATTCCGGCACCAAGAAAGTGAACAACAAACCTAAAAGATTGACAACGCCTAATAGGATCAGCGAATTCTTAACCCCGATGCCAGCTGGATATCCTGCGTCCGCTTTTTTCGGGTCCTGGTTCTGTGCCAGGTACAAAAACCCAAAAGCACCGATTATGGCACCCAATTTACCAGATGCAGCTGATATCCCATGGCACGTCGACCGCAATCTGGCTGGGAAAATCTCGGCTGGCACGACAAATGTCGTTGCGTTTGGCCCGAAATTGGCGAAGAAGAAGGTGAGCGAGTACATGGCCACGAACCCGATCCGGTTATCTGGATGAGTCCAGTGGTTGTAAGGGAACGCCAAAGCAAACATGAAGACCGTCATGAAGAAGAACCCGATTATTTGAATGGCGAATCTTCCGATTACATCGATCAGCGCCACTGTTACCCAGTAACCAGGGACTGTGCTGCACAGGGCAATCAGAGTTTGAGCCCTGGCAATGGTGAAAACTTCTTGAATTGCATTCATGGTTTTAGCAGGAGGGATCCATCCAATGGCACTGAAAATGTCTTTCTGGAACAGATTCTGGCTGTAAAAGGCAATGTCCAGCAAAAACCAGGTGCTTGTTGTTCCAAGCAAGTGCAATCCATGGCGTTGGAGAAATTCTTTGGAAAACAACCCGTATGCCGCCTTCTGCTGCACCATCTGCTCCACCTTATGCTGCTCAGCCTCAATATCCACCTGCAACACCTTAGACATATCGGAAGCCGCCTGTTTCGCATTCTTGGCCACCAGGGCAGTGTAACGGGCTGTTTCGGGCATCTTCAGCCTCCAGTAAAATGTCAGCAAAGCAGGGACTGCACCGACCATCAAAATAATTCTCCAAACATAATCTGCCTGAGGAATCGTGGAGGCAATCGGATCAACCTCGTAAGCCGGTGCCTTGAATTTCGCCTCAAACGCGGTAGAAATTATCATACCAAATATCCCTCCTGCTAGAATCCCAAATCCCTGCATAGCAAACACCGCGGCAATAAAGGCCCCCCGAGTTTTCTTGTTAGCATACTCCGACATGATGGTGGCCGATAGAGGGTAATCTCCACCAATACCGAAACCTAGCCAGAATCTGAAGAAGCACAGAGTAGTCATTACTGATTTCGCGCTGCTCCCGAAAGAAAGGCCCGACGCAACGGAGCAAAGGCACATGAGCATGAGCGTGACTCCGTAGACCTTTTTCCGTCCCATTTTGTCGCCAAGCCAGCCAAAGAAGAGCTGTCCTGCTAACGTTCCGCAGAGGGCAACGCCATTAACAGCTGCAGATACATTCGGCGGCAGGGTTCCTGGCTTCGGTGATCCCTCAACGTGGTAGTATATGCGACCGAGCATTTTGGTGACGAGTGATATGCAGAAGAGATCGTACGCATCGGTGAAAAATCCCATTCCCGCAATGATGATTGCGGTGAAATGGTACCATTGTGTCTTGGCTACATCGAGAGCGTTCAGCACTTTCAAGTTGTCCCCCGACATTGTTCTTCTCTTTACAGCGTATTTCTTTCTGCAACAAAATCAACAGCACAAATCAAACATATCgctctgaaaaatatttaaatgacgAGTAATTTTATAGAATCTTGGGcaaaaaaaagaattaaatcAGATTAACTGAAGATCAATACAGCATAATCAATCACCTACTTTTAAGGGGTATAATTTGTTCGTTTGGCTGGCATCTGTTACCTATTTTTTC from the Primulina tabacum isolate GXHZ01 chromosome 16, ASM2559414v2, whole genome shotgun sequence genome contains:
- the LOC142529045 gene encoding uncharacterized protein LOC142529045, whose translation is MDCEGQRTTSNPSAMLTALLCKRAKLHEELRNIEKQVYDMETIYLQDPSQCGNVLKGFEGFLSSSKNTALLKRSRKFQLEDRLFSLSSVTSPAAEEVARDGGIAANGPGKPKKGRGPREAKRKQSSEVDYEYEEDADLM
- the LOC142530201 gene encoding inorganic phosphate transporter 1-4-like, whose translation is MSGDNLKVLNALDVAKTQWYHFTAIIIAGMGFFTDAYDLFCISLVTKMLGRIYYHVEGSPKPGTLPPNVSAAVNGVALCGTLAGQLFFGWLGDKMGRKKVYGVTLMLMCLCSVASGLSFGSSAKSVMTTLCFFRFWLGFGIGGDYPLSATIMSEYANKKTRGAFIAAVFAMQGFGILAGGIFGMIISTAFEAKFKAPAYEVDPIASTIPQADYVWRIILMVGAVPALLTFYWRLKMPETARYTALVAKNAKQAASDMSKVLQVDIEAEQHKVEQMVQQKAAYGLFSKEFLQRHGLHLLGTTSTWFLLDIAFYSQNLFQKDIFSAIGWIPPAKTMNAIQEVFTIARAQTLIALCSTVPGYWVTVALIDVIGRFAIQIIGFFFMTVFMFALAFPYNHWTHPDNRIGFVAMYSLTFFFANFGPNATTFVVPAEIFPARLRSTCHGISAASGKLGAIIGAFGFLYLAQNQDPKKADAGYPAGIGVKNSLILLGVVNLLGLLFTFLVPESKGKSLEEMSGENEDVNEEAGSSNRTAPVA